Proteins encoded within one genomic window of Drosophila willistoni isolate 14030-0811.24 chromosome XL unlocalized genomic scaffold, UCI_dwil_1.1 Seg141, whole genome shotgun sequence:
- the LOC6641226 gene encoding sperm flagellar protein 1, with protein sequence MHTISHKNLTVEEVEEVHKWLKENNINIQKLRRDFSDVMPLAELLKRAYPRIVDLYNYPKKNSVHLKIINWETFNFKVLAKFNLTLSRELMEMLANGVPGAAEVLMHEIIRLEKRQRLAVERNANMRREQTWEENDEVKTVIISKQVGDGIVQVPQKMILYSLYEKMARDGQAKDVIIDAYQQRLAHMENIIKLKTERIDELLMQMGKSMEKKPIMSSGTSGTVFIYEATDPPRRRQPPAPAPSAEQ encoded by the coding sequence ATGCATACCATAAGTCATAAGAATCTAACTGTCGAGGAGGTGGAAGAGGTCCACAAGTGGCTCAAGGAGAACAATATCAATATACAGAAATTGCGTCGCGATTTCTCGGATGTGATGCCACTGGCCGAGCTCCTAAAACGGGCCTATCCCCGCATAGTCGATCTCTATAATTACCCCAAGAAGAACAGTGTCCATCTGAAGATAATCAATTGGGAGACGTTCAATTTCAAGGTGCTGGCCAAGTTCAATTTGACTTTGAGCCGCGAGCTAATGGAAATGCTGGCCAATGGAGTGCCCGGGGCGGCTGAGGTCCTCATGCATGAGATCATACGTTTGGAGAAGCGTCAACGTTTGGCCGTGGAGCGGAATGCCAATATGCGCCGCGAGCAAACCTGGGAGGAGAACGATGAGGTGAAAACTGTGATCATCAGCAAACAGGTGGGCGATGGCATTGTGCAGGTGCCCCAGAAAATGATATTGTATTCCCTGTACGAGAAAATGGCGCGCGATGGCCAGGCCAAGGATGTGATCATTGATGCCTATCAGCAGCGATTGGCCCACATGGAGAACATCATCAAATTGAAAACGGAACGCATCGATGAGCTGCTCATGCAGATGGGCAAGTCGATGGAGAAGAAACCCATTATGTCATCGGGTACATCGGGCACTGTGTTCATATACGAAGCAACGGATCCACCACGTAGACGACAACCACCAGCTCCGGCTCCATCTGCTGAGCAATAG
- the LOC111518472 gene encoding sperm flagellar protein 1-like has translation MPKLPKKTSLTSVEQYELNQWLQENNINPAKLRRSFTDVVPLARLLSRYYPELVDVNFYPPRNSVQSKLSNWDLFSKRVLVKLGLRVTREEMDRVARCVPGAIDLLLHNIMIAHQANQYHRRRQAEQDSDSTQTYDEYDDDEDYKNWDDGNKIQDMQSHASGLAEAASKGSSPTASILQAGGSPTGSASVESGPSNVKLRKAAAAAATTGGMGKQRATSTLARKKSMVEDKDIVMVNVRKQIGRRQLATKKH, from the exons ATGCCGAAACTACCAAAGAAGACATCGCTCACCTCTGTAGAGCAATATGAACTGAATCAATGGCTACAGGAGAATAACATTAATCCAGCCAAATTGCGACGATCCTTCACCGATGTCGTGCCCCTGGCCCGACTACTCTCCCGCTATTATCCCGAACTGGTCGATGTCAACTTCTACCCGCCAAGGAATAGTGTACAGAGCAAACTCTCCAACTGGGATCTGTTTAGCAAGCGGGTACTAGTCAAGCTGGGACTGCGAGTGACCCGGGAAGAGATGGATCGTGTGGCCCGCTGTGTGCCCGGTGCCATCGATTTACTGCTGCATAACATCATGATTGCCCATCAAGCCAATCAGTATCATCGACGGCGGCAAGCGGAACAAGATTCGGACTCTACCCAAACTTATGATGAATACGACGACGATGAGGACTACAAGAATTGGGATGACGGGAACAAGATTCAGGACATGCAGAGTCATGCCAGTGGGCTGGCGGAGGCTGCTTCAAAGGGCTCGTCGCCAACTGCTTCTATTCTACAGGCAGGAGGCTCTCCCACTGGAAGTGCGAGTGTCGAGAGTGGTCCATCTAATGTGAAGCTCCGAAaggctgccgctgctgctgctactactGGGGGAATGGGAAAGCAGCGAGCCACATCGACGCTTGCACGCAAGAAGTCCATGGTCGAGGACAAGGACATCGTCATGGTGAACGTGCGGAAACAGATAG GCCGCCGACAACTTGCAACAAAAAAGCATTAA